A stretch of Plutella xylostella chromosome 10, ilPluXylo3.1, whole genome shotgun sequence DNA encodes these proteins:
- the LOC105389618 gene encoding protein Tob1 yields the protein MHIEVQVALNFVISYLYNKLPRRRVNIFGEELEKALKDKFRGHWYPDRPCRGSAFRCLKTGGPLDPVLERAARESGVPVRDVLEHLPRDLAVWVDPGEVSYRIGEKGAVKVLFSSDERAADERTDREVTRAFNPEAQCFRPVEPAAAPSPPAPAAFSPAPPFRAQPLTFTTATFAQTKFGSTKLKTSSKRANRMSPTEFSNYIKQRALQQQLAARALSPPAPADPAAYFLARPRDAAPPPAYPPAPAHLLLAN from the exons ATGCATATTGAAGTGCAAGTCGCGCTAAACTTCGTGATATCGTACCTGTACAACAAGCTGCCGCGGCGGAGGGTCAACATCTTCGGCGAAGAGCTGGAGAAGGCTTTGAAGGACAAGTTCCGGGGCCACTGGTACCCGGACCGGCCGTGCCGGGGGTCGGCCTTCCGGTGCCTGAAGACCGGAGGCCCGCTGGACCCGGTGTTGGAGAGAGCGGCCCGGGAGTCGGGAGTGCCGGTCCGGGATGTGCTTGAACATCTGCCGAGAGATCTCGCCGTTTGGGTTGATCCAG GCGAAGTGTCGTACCGGATCGGCGAGAAGGGCGCGGTGAAGGTGTTGTTCAGCAGCGACGAGCGCGCCGCCGACGAACGCACCGACAGAGAG GTGACCCGCGCGTTCAACCCCGAGGCGCAGTGCTTCCGGCCCGTGGAGCCGGCGGCCGCGCcctcgccccccgcgcccgccgccttCTCCCCCGCGCCGCCCTTCCGCGCGCAGCCGCTCACCTTCACCACCGCCACCTTCGCGCAGACCAAGTTCGGCAGCACCAAGCTCAAGACCAGCAGCAAGCGCGCCAACCGCATGTCGCCCACCGAGTTCAGCAACTACATCAAGCAGCGCGCGCTGCAGCAGCAgctggcggcgcgcgcgctgtcaccccccgcgcccgccgacCCCGCCGCGTACTTCCTGGCGCGCCCGCGCGacgccgcgcccccgcccgcctacccgcccgcccccgcgcacCTGCTCCTCGCCAACTGA